The proteins below are encoded in one region of Lactuca sativa cultivar Salinas chromosome 3, Lsat_Salinas_v11, whole genome shotgun sequence:
- the LOC111879109 gene encoding protein CRABS CLAW produces MNFEVQAERVASMDPPVQTAPSDQHLCYVRCNFCNTLLAVGIPCKRLLDTVTVKCGHCSNLSFLTIRPSPPDHLLQPPPLPPFQSAFSGDLKRGQSSSSSSSTSNEPTSPKAPFVVKPPEKKHRLPSAYNRFMKEEIQRIKASNPQIPHREAFSTAAKNWAGHIPNGSISGSINTGFDLSGLK; encoded by the exons ATGAACTTTGAAGTGCAAGCTGAGAGGGTGGCAAGCATGGATCCGCCTGTTCAAACAGCTCCTTCGGATCAACATCTTTGCTACGTTCGTTGCAACTTTTGCAATACCCTTCTTGCG GTAGGAATACCATGCAAGAGACTTCTGGATACAGTCACAGTGAAATGTGGGCATTGTAGTAATTTGTCGTTTCTCACCATTAGACCTTCTCCTCCAGATCATCTTCTTCAACCTCCTCCCCTTCCTCCTTTTCAG TCTGCTTTCTCTGGTGATCTCAAAAGGGgccaatcttcatcttcttcgtcaTCTACATCAAACGAGCCCACATCCCCAAAAGCTCCATTTGTCGTAAAAC CACCTGAGAAGAAACACAGGCTCCCATCTGCTTACAATCGATTCATGAA AGAGGAAATACAACGCATCAAAGCTTCGAATCCTCAAATACCTCATCGAGAAGCTTTCAGCACCGCAGCAAAAAAT TGGGCTGGGCATATACCGAATGGATCCATCTCTGGAAGCATCAATACC ggttttgatctTTCAGGATTGAAGTAG